From a single Candidatus Poribacteria bacterium genomic region:
- the ribD gene encoding bifunctional diaminohydroxyphosphoribosylaminopyrimidine deaminase/5-amino-6-(5-phosphoribosylamino)uracil reductase RibD, producing the protein MDETHIAFMQRALDLARRAKGRTSPNPLVGAVIVKNGKVIGEGYHRKAGTPHAEVHALNAAGADAKGATLYVNLEPCCHWGRTPPCTEALIRAAVVQVYIADVDPNPRVAGKGVQQLQDAGIDVHVGICRQDASDLNEVHRKYIQTGKPFVILKTAMSLDGKIATTSGESQWITSEASRQRGHEVRDAVDAILVGRGTVTRDNPALTTRLRNRDGQDATRIVLDSHGITPPEARIFNTESESGVIVAVTPGAPSENVDALEKAGAAVITVPAAHGDRVCFRSLMEILGKREITSVLIEGGSEVNASALAAGIVDKVMCFIAPKLIGGQDAPGPIGGVGIRNLTDAAHLRRVSVTPIAEHDFLIEGYL; encoded by the coding sequence ATGGATGAAACACACATAGCCTTTATGCAACGTGCGCTGGATTTAGCACGGCGGGCAAAAGGACGCACAAGTCCCAACCCTCTCGTCGGCGCGGTCATTGTAAAAAACGGAAAGGTTATCGGTGAAGGGTACCACCGGAAAGCAGGAACGCCACACGCTGAAGTCCATGCGCTGAATGCAGCAGGCGCGGATGCTAAAGGTGCGACGCTTTACGTAAATCTTGAGCCGTGTTGCCATTGGGGGCGGACACCCCCGTGCACAGAAGCACTCATCCGGGCAGCGGTTGTGCAGGTCTATATCGCGGATGTCGATCCGAATCCGAGGGTTGCTGGCAAGGGCGTTCAACAACTCCAAGATGCGGGGATAGATGTCCATGTAGGTATCTGCAGACAGGACGCATCAGACCTAAATGAGGTCCATCGGAAATACATTCAAACCGGTAAGCCGTTTGTGATTCTCAAAACCGCTATGAGCCTCGATGGAAAGATCGCTACCACTTCTGGAGAATCGCAATGGATTACGTCTGAGGCATCACGGCAGCGGGGGCATGAAGTTCGGGACGCAGTAGACGCGATTCTCGTTGGGAGAGGCACAGTTACACGTGATAATCCTGCACTGACGACGCGACTTCGGAACAGAGACGGACAGGACGCAACCCGAATTGTGTTAGATTCGCACGGGATAACGCCGCCAGAGGCGCGCATCTTCAATACCGAAAGCGAATCCGGAGTTATCGTGGCAGTAACGCCAGGGGCACCCTCTGAAAATGTGGATGCCCTCGAAAAGGCTGGCGCGGCGGTAATCACCGTTCCAGCGGCGCACGGAGACCGCGTCTGCTTCAGAAGTTTGATGGAGATATTGGGGAAACGTGAAATAACAAGCGTCCTAATAGAAGGAGGTAGCGAAGTCAATGCCTCAGCACTCGCAGCGGGTATTGTAGACAAAGTGATGTGTTTCATTGCCCCCAAACTCATCGGTGGGCAGGACGCGCCTGGACCAATCGGGGGTGTGGGAATTCGCAATTTGACCGATGCAGCGCACCTCCGGCGCGTGAGTGTCACACCGATTGCTGAACACGACTTTCTAATTGAAGGGTATCTATAG
- a CDS encoding redoxin domain-containing protein produces the protein MAAVQENVEGYARYAGIPLAIAGQWPRELRGYADKNGITFPLLVDKTRDVIKSYGVYHWLSLEAYNIARPATFIIDKTGIIRYMYIGSHQFDLPKQIEILESLKEIAEL, from the coding sequence TTGGCGGCAGTGCAAGAAAACGTTGAAGGCTACGCCAGGTATGCGGGCATCCCACTCGCCATTGCGGGGCAGTGGCCCCGTGAACTCCGAGGCTATGCCGATAAAAATGGCATTACGTTCCCACTACTGGTGGACAAAACACGGGACGTTATCAAAAGTTATGGGGTCTATCACTGGCTCAGTTTAGAGGCTTACAATATCGCGCGTCCGGCGACATTTATTATTGACAAGACAGGGATTATTAGATATATGTATATCGGCTCACATCAATTTGACCTCCCGAAACAGATAGAAATCCTTGAATCCCTGAAAGAGATCGCAGAATTATAA
- the hisH gene encoding imidazole glycerol phosphate synthase subunit HisH — protein MIAIIDYEAGNLTSVARALTHLGYKNEITSAAEKILTAERVIFPGVGAAKATMQTLQKRGLNQVLADFFRTGKPMLGICIGIQILFEHSEEEDAECLNLLPGRVKKYPPTDTGTHTETLKVPQIGWNEVYQTKPHAIFDGVPNPAHFYFVNSYYPEPASADIVIGKTKYGLEFCSAIAHDNLIATQFHLEKSGRVGLKMLNNFLKL, from the coding sequence ATGATTGCGATTATAGATTACGAAGCCGGTAACCTTACGAGTGTTGCCAGAGCCTTGACACACCTCGGGTATAAAAACGAAATTACATCTGCCGCAGAAAAAATACTTACTGCAGAACGCGTGATTTTCCCCGGTGTCGGTGCCGCAAAAGCCACGATGCAAACCTTACAGAAACGCGGATTGAACCAGGTCCTCGCAGACTTCTTTCGGACCGGAAAACCTATGCTCGGTATCTGCATCGGTATCCAAATCCTCTTTGAACACAGCGAGGAAGAGGATGCCGAATGTTTAAACCTCCTACCGGGACGTGTGAAGAAATATCCACCGACAGATACAGGCACACACACCGAAACACTCAAGGTTCCACAAATCGGTTGGAACGAGGTGTATCAGACAAAACCGCACGCGATCTTTGACGGGGTTCCGAATCCGGCACACTTCTATTTCGTCAATTCCTACTATCCTGAGCCAGCGTCAGCGGATATCGTCATCGGAAAGACGAAGTATGGGCTTGAATTCTGTAGCGCGATTGCCCACGATAATCTCATTGCAACACAGTTCCACCTCGAAAAGAGTGGGCGTGTCGGGCTAAAGATGCTTAATAACTTTCTGAAGCTTTAA
- a CDS encoding GAF domain-containing protein — MLTFFLAVFVLLINVSAHLFQISEYYPAVSHCYYGVIVLSVLYTRPRGQNILFGITTVANWIYVFRYPKHTESIIIALLYPFVAYGVIRIIRHLQTQRRSRVEQIEEINSVNANLEKQVRDISTLFEVSQSANTNLDLEGLFERIIEILSKRLGIYRGALHLYENGKVVTSTEVVLGLTPAEMKRGTDNQIEDIQKQVLASGKAIGVPQTRSPRSSIKLFEPERVESKDVIAFWCIPIIVEENVIGILTIDKASDDFSAEDDRRLLTIIASIIAQRVKIQQTIDALVESERMATLGRLVRTIAHEVRNPLGSIRLGTQLLQHSDVEFGAPGDTYSEDLQLSQNEIKEYTGIIIKEVDRLNRFIEQLLAFSKPTMEVAKQSDIHQLLENGLAICRPELELCATTVITQYSDCPEVNVNEDGITQVLLNLFYNAIEAMDTNGTLTIQTEYTPETEIVRVRIQDDGPGIPLEDIPMLFDPFYTTKQKGTGLGLYISQKILAEHRGGIEVDANLEVGTAFVISLPVH; from the coding sequence ATGCTAACGTTCTTTCTCGCAGTCTTTGTGCTTCTCATCAACGTCAGTGCGCATCTGTTCCAGATATCGGAGTACTATCCGGCGGTAAGCCACTGCTACTATGGCGTGATCGTTCTGTCAGTGCTTTATACGAGACCGCGCGGGCAGAACATTTTGTTCGGGATTACGACGGTAGCCAATTGGATTTACGTTTTCCGTTATCCGAAGCATACGGAAAGTATTATTATAGCACTGCTCTATCCGTTTGTTGCCTATGGGGTTATCCGCATTATTCGGCATTTGCAAACCCAGAGGCGGAGTCGGGTCGAACAGATAGAGGAAATAAACAGCGTCAACGCGAATTTGGAGAAACAGGTCCGGGACATCTCTACACTTTTTGAGGTAAGCCAATCGGCGAACACAAACCTGGATCTGGAGGGACTTTTCGAGCGTATCATTGAAATTTTATCCAAACGACTCGGTATCTACCGCGGGGCTTTGCATCTCTATGAAAACGGGAAAGTCGTTACTTCCACAGAAGTCGTTTTAGGACTTACACCCGCAGAGATGAAACGCGGCACTGACAATCAGATAGAAGACATCCAGAAACAGGTGCTCGCATCAGGAAAAGCGATAGGCGTTCCACAAACCCGAAGTCCACGGAGTTCCATTAAACTCTTTGAGCCGGAACGTGTTGAATCCAAAGACGTAATTGCCTTCTGGTGCATCCCGATTATCGTGGAAGAAAACGTTATCGGGATATTGACGATCGACAAAGCCTCAGATGATTTTTCCGCAGAGGATGATCGGCGGCTCTTGACGATTATCGCCTCTATTATCGCACAGCGTGTCAAAATCCAACAGACAATTGATGCCCTCGTTGAATCCGAACGGATGGCAACCTTGGGACGGTTGGTCCGAACCATCGCACACGAGGTCCGAAATCCTTTAGGGAGCATCCGACTCGGCACACAACTCCTGCAACACAGCGATGTAGAGTTTGGCGCGCCCGGCGACACCTATTCTGAAGACCTCCAACTCTCACAAAATGAGATTAAGGAATACACAGGAATCATTATAAAAGAGGTGGACAGGCTGAACCGATTCATTGAACAATTACTCGCTTTCAGCAAACCCACAATGGAAGTCGCGAAACAGAGCGATATCCATCAACTCCTTGAGAACGGTTTGGCTATCTGCCGACCCGAGTTGGAACTCTGCGCCACGACAGTTATCACACAATACAGCGACTGTCCAGAGGTCAATGTCAATGAGGACGGAATCACGCAGGTGCTTCTGAATCTATTCTATAATGCTATAGAGGCAATGGACACAAATGGAACTTTGACAATTCAGACGGAATACACGCCAGAAACGGAAATCGTGCGTGTCCGCATCCAAGATGATGGACCCGGGATTCCACTTGAAGACATACCGATGTTGTTCGATCCGTTTTATACCACTAAACAGAAAGGGACAGGGTTGGGACTCTACATCAGCCAAAAAATTCTCGCTGAACACCGAGGCGGCATTGAAGTCGATGCGAACCTTGAAGTCGGCACAGCGTTTGTTATATCCCTCCCTGTCCATTAA
- a CDS encoding sigma-54-dependent Fis family transcriptional regulator produces MKNVVLIADDDDSLRQILAATLQRAGYETLKARNGAETLACIKETNVDVILLDIWLGDANGIELIEDIQGYNNTASVIIITAHGTTQTAIDAAKQRAYGYLTKPIDQRQLLDLVSRAADASNQTKNVKTSTPSIDVDGQGRMVGQSPAMQEVYHKIGRAAVSGETVLVLGESGTGKELVAQLIHQNSDRADNPFVVVDCGAMPSSLIESALFGHVKGAYTDAHTARKGKFQQADSGTIFLDEIGELPIEVQMKLLRVLQEREVEPMGGTETHAVDVRIIAATNRRLETAIEQKTFREDLYYRLNVIPISLPPLRERKEDIPELIDLFIRRFVEEYQLPKIGISAELAKLLTAHEWPGNVRELENAIKRALVMCSGQMLLPEHFDPILEKSIPTSELGNLDTQIYNLLQTHIQHCMESETPPEELYAEVRAIFEKPLFKIVLEHTKGNRSKASDILGINRNTLHTKLIEYNLVS; encoded by the coding sequence ATGAAAAATGTTGTGCTTATCGCTGACGACGACGACAGCCTCCGACAAATACTCGCCGCGACGCTTCAGAGAGCCGGCTATGAGACCCTCAAAGCCCGAAATGGCGCAGAAACGCTTGCCTGTATCAAGGAAACGAATGTTGATGTCATTCTGCTCGATATTTGGTTAGGGGATGCCAACGGAATTGAACTCATCGAAGACATTCAGGGTTACAATAACACCGCGTCTGTTATTATCATCACTGCCCATGGGACAACCCAGACAGCTATCGACGCCGCAAAGCAACGCGCCTATGGATACCTCACAAAACCGATCGATCAGCGGCAATTGCTGGACCTCGTGTCGCGCGCTGCCGATGCCAGTAACCAAACGAAAAACGTCAAGACATCCACGCCTTCCATTGATGTTGACGGACAGGGACGGATGGTCGGTCAGAGCCCAGCAATGCAGGAGGTTTATCATAAAATTGGACGCGCCGCAGTGAGCGGCGAAACCGTCCTCGTTTTAGGTGAAAGTGGAACCGGTAAAGAACTTGTTGCCCAACTCATCCATCAAAACAGTGACCGAGCCGACAATCCATTCGTCGTCGTGGATTGCGGTGCCATGCCGTCAAGTCTCATCGAAAGCGCGCTCTTTGGACACGTCAAAGGGGCGTATACCGATGCCCATACCGCAAGGAAAGGGAAATTCCAACAGGCAGACAGCGGGACGATCTTCCTTGATGAAATCGGTGAATTGCCGATTGAAGTTCAGATGAAATTGTTGCGGGTCCTCCAAGAACGAGAGGTCGAACCGATGGGGGGGACCGAGACCCACGCGGTGGATGTCAGAATTATCGCCGCGACCAACCGACGACTTGAAACCGCGATTGAGCAGAAAACTTTCAGGGAGGACCTCTACTATCGGCTCAACGTCATTCCCATTTCTCTGCCACCGCTGCGAGAACGAAAAGAGGACATTCCGGAACTCATAGATCTGTTCATCCGTCGGTTCGTCGAAGAATACCAACTCCCCAAAATCGGTATCTCTGCGGAACTTGCGAAACTGCTGACAGCGCATGAGTGGCCCGGGAACGTGCGCGAATTAGAGAATGCCATCAAGCGAGCACTCGTGATGTGTTCAGGACAAATGTTATTGCCTGAGCATTTCGATCCGATACTCGAAAAATCGATCCCCACCAGTGAGCTGGGAAATCTTGACACACAAATTTACAATTTGCTTCAAACGCATATTCAACACTGTATGGAATCCGAAACACCGCCAGAGGAGCTTTATGCTGAAGTCCGAGCGATCTTTGAGAAACCGCTCTTTAAAATCGTACTTGAGCATACCAAAGGAAATCGGAGTAAAGCGTCAGACATCCTCGGCATTAACCGGAATACGCTCCATACAAAACTTATTGAGTACAATCTCGTCTCATAG
- a CDS encoding ethanolamine utilization protein EutN has protein sequence MYIAKVIGKVVSIVKHPAYENRTLLLIQPLSVRSELVRTPTIAVDYVGAGEGDTVIVGAGPGVAQEVFGIEDAPIRELVMGIVDRVDITLQEEST, from the coding sequence ATGTATATAGCCAAAGTAATCGGAAAAGTCGTTTCTATCGTTAAACATCCTGCATACGAAAATCGCACACTGCTGCTCATCCAACCCTTGAGCGTCAGATCCGAACTCGTTCGCACGCCCACGATTGCTGTTGACTACGTCGGTGCTGGCGAAGGCGACACAGTGATAGTCGGCGCAGGTCCCGGTGTCGCACAAGAGGTATTCGGCATTGAAGACGCACCTATCCGGGAACTCGTCATGGGGATTGTCGATCGGGTCGATATAACCCTTCAGGAGGAATCAACATGA
- a CDS encoding ethanolamine utilization protein EutN translates to MDLGRVIGTIVATRKDPSLGGSRLLIVQPLDEKQTPISEPLVAVDTLHDAGVGETVYYVTGGDAVSVIPGKRMPVDVAIVGIVDSISLVDTKNSSEKSE, encoded by the coding sequence ATGGATTTAGGAAGAGTGATTGGAACCATCGTTGCAACTCGAAAAGATCCGAGTTTAGGCGGCTCACGTCTCCTCATCGTGCAACCCTTAGACGAGAAACAAACCCCCATTTCCGAACCGCTCGTTGCTGTGGACACACTGCACGACGCAGGCGTCGGCGAAACCGTCTACTATGTCACCGGTGGTGATGCCGTAAGTGTCATCCCCGGTAAGCGGATGCCCGTCGATGTTGCCATCGTTGGTATCGTCGATTCGATTTCGCTGGTCGACACAAAGAATAGCAGTGAAAAGTCTGAATGA
- a CDS encoding riboflavin synthase: MFTGIVEELGTIRSIQVKPQGATLEIQATDVLSDAKVGDSISVDGACLTIRFLTSETFTVDVSAETLRRTTLGERKIGEQVNLERPLRLSDRLGGHLVLGHVDEVATIRSWKDEGDASVMQVTMSRTTKPYIAYKGSITIDGVSLTVSNLLADAFEVTLIPHTKDVTTFGTKRNGAKVNLEVDIVARYLETLLKNTEDKKEWVKQSASETLDLNFLAKHGYIE; this comes from the coding sequence ATGTTCACCGGAATCGTCGAAGAACTCGGAACGATTAGAAGCATTCAGGTTAAACCGCAAGGGGCTACCCTTGAAATTCAAGCGACCGACGTCCTCAGTGATGCAAAAGTCGGGGACAGTATCTCCGTTGACGGTGCCTGTCTGACAATCCGTTTCCTCACATCCGAAACGTTTACTGTGGATGTATCCGCGGAGACCTTGCGCCGCACGACCTTGGGTGAACGGAAGATAGGAGAGCAGGTCAATTTAGAGCGTCCCCTTCGGCTCAGCGATAGATTAGGGGGGCATCTCGTCCTTGGGCACGTTGATGAGGTGGCGACAATTCGCTCGTGGAAAGATGAGGGGGATGCCTCTGTGATGCAGGTTACAATGAGTCGCACGACGAAACCATACATCGCATACAAAGGTTCCATCACAATCGACGGAGTCAGTCTAACTGTATCAAATCTGCTCGCAGATGCCTTTGAAGTCACGCTGATTCCACACACAAAGGATGTTACGACCTTCGGAACGAAACGGAACGGTGCTAAGGTTAACCTCGAAGTCGACATCGTCGCGCGTTATCTTGAAACGCTGCTAAAGAACACCGAGGATAAGAAGGAGTGGGTTAAACAGTCCGCTTCCGAAACCCTTGATTTGAACTTTTTAGCGAAACACGGTTATATTGAATAG
- a CDS encoding 6,7-dimethyl-8-ribityllumazine synthase: MPNVYEGHLLGEGLTFGIVVSRFNSFVTEKLLAGALDALKRHGVDLDTVDIFWTPGAFEIPGIAKRLAASKRYDAVLCLGAVIRGATPHFDYVAAESAKGIANISSSVNIPVIYGVITTDTIEQALERAGIKAGNKGSEAAIAGIETANLYKTIDKIL, translated from the coding sequence ATGCCAAACGTTTATGAAGGACATCTCCTCGGTGAAGGGCTCACGTTCGGTATCGTCGTCAGCCGATTCAATAGTTTCGTCACCGAAAAACTCCTTGCCGGGGCGTTAGATGCCCTAAAACGGCACGGTGTTGATCTGGACACTGTCGATATTTTCTGGACCCCCGGTGCCTTTGAAATTCCGGGAATAGCCAAACGTCTCGCGGCGAGCAAACGCTATGACGCCGTCCTCTGTCTCGGTGCAGTGATCCGAGGGGCGACCCCACATTTTGATTATGTTGCCGCCGAAAGCGCGAAGGGAATCGCGAACATATCGTCCAGCGTGAATATCCCTGTTATCTACGGTGTCATCACCACAGATACGATAGAACAAGCCTTGGAGCGCGCCGGTATCAAGGCAGGAAACAAGGGGTCCGAAGCCGCTATCGCAGGAATTGAAACCGCGAATCTTTATAAAACGATCGACAAAATCCTATAG
- a CDS encoding bifunctional 3,4-dihydroxy-2-butanone-4-phosphate synthase/GTP cyclohydrolase II gives MPNTFNTIPEALAAIQNGEMIIVVDEPDRENEGDLIMAAEKVTPEQINFMAKYGRGLICLPTCSERLDELELYPMVTSNTAQMQTAFTVTIDAKEVTTGISAQERAYTIQKFVDADAVPSDFVRPGHIFPLEAKPGGVLRRAGHTEATVDLARMAGLYPAGVLCEILNEDGSMARVPELMKFAAQHQLKIITIADLIAYRRETETLIRRVATANIPTEHGKFKLYAYESTDTVGETVEGDKTHLALTKGDLTDPMPILVRVHSQCLTGDVFGSLRCDCGAQLGIALKTIEKEGRGVLVYMRQEGRGMGLKGKLRAYQLQDNDGLDTVEANEHLGFPADLRDYGIGAQILADLGVQKMRLMTNNPRKVTGLSGHGLEIVERIPLQTTPNAFNRRYLETKRSKLGHLLLHEE, from the coding sequence ATGCCAAATACATTTAATACCATTCCTGAAGCACTCGCTGCCATCCAAAATGGCGAAATGATTATTGTCGTTGATGAACCCGACCGTGAAAACGAAGGCGACCTCATCATGGCGGCGGAAAAGGTGACACCGGAGCAGATCAATTTCATGGCGAAATACGGTCGAGGCTTGATATGTTTACCGACCTGTTCAGAACGCCTTGATGAACTTGAACTTTACCCGATGGTGACATCCAACACCGCGCAAATGCAGACCGCTTTTACGGTCACGATTGACGCGAAGGAGGTGACGACCGGCATCTCCGCCCAAGAACGCGCCTATACCATCCAGAAATTTGTTGATGCTGACGCTGTCCCCTCAGATTTCGTGCGTCCCGGACACATCTTTCCGTTGGAAGCAAAACCCGGAGGGGTCCTCCGGCGCGCGGGGCACACCGAAGCCACCGTTGATTTAGCGCGAATGGCAGGACTCTACCCAGCAGGGGTGCTCTGTGAGATACTCAATGAAGACGGCAGCATGGCACGCGTGCCTGAACTCATGAAGTTCGCCGCGCAACATCAACTCAAAATCATCACGATCGCCGACCTCATCGCATACCGACGTGAAACGGAAACACTGATTCGACGCGTCGCAACCGCTAATATACCCACCGAACACGGCAAATTCAAACTCTACGCCTACGAAAGCACGGATACAGTAGGTGAAACCGTTGAGGGGGATAAAACGCACTTGGCACTCACAAAAGGAGATCTGACCGATCCGATGCCAATCTTAGTCCGTGTGCATTCACAATGTCTCACGGGGGATGTCTTCGGCTCCCTGAGATGCGATTGCGGCGCACAACTCGGAATCGCACTTAAAACCATTGAGAAGGAAGGCAGAGGGGTCCTCGTCTATATGCGACAAGAGGGCAGAGGCATGGGACTCAAAGGGAAACTCAGGGCATATCAGTTACAAGACAACGATGGATTAGATACCGTCGAGGCGAATGAACATCTTGGATTTCCCGCAGATTTGCGAGATTACGGCATCGGTGCCCAGATATTAGCGGATTTAGGCGTTCAAAAGATGCGACTCATGACCAACAACCCGCGAAAAGTTACAGGATTGTCAGGACACGGACTTGAAATCGTCGAGCGTATCCCGTTGCAAACCACACCGAATGCATTTAACCGTCGATATTTAGAAACAAAGCGTTCCAAACTCGGCCACCTCCTCCTACATGAGGAGTAG
- a CDS encoding redoxin domain-containing protein produces the protein MPRRNKVLNIGDTAPLFTLPSHQRGEVSLETYQGTHHVILTFFRGTW, from the coding sequence ATGCCACGCAGAAACAAGGTTCTCAACATCGGCGATACTGCCCCGTTATTCACACTCCCATCGCATCAACGTGGAGAGGTATCGCTTGAAACGTATCAAGGAACACACCACGTTATCCTCACCTTTTTCCGAGGGACATGGTGA